A genome region from Bradyrhizobium sp. WSM1417 includes the following:
- a CDS encoding HGGxSTG domain-containing protein, which translates to MSGDHIRNTCAMWTSPRCGAETRSGTACRAPALHGKARCRMHGGARRSGAPKGNQNARTHGAFTRDSAAERRQDREVLDDALKLLGELSLIAE; encoded by the coding sequence ATGAGCGGCGATCACATCCGCAACACTTGCGCGATGTGGACGAGCCCGCGCTGTGGCGCCGAGACGCGAAGCGGCACTGCCTGCCGCGCGCCGGCGCTGCACGGCAAGGCCCGCTGCCGCATGCACGGCGGGGCACGGAGATCGGGCGCGCCGAAAGGAAATCAGAATGCACGAACGCACGGCGCATTCACGCGTGATTCGGCCGCTGAACGACGGCAGGACCGGGAGGTGCTGGATGATGCGTTGAAGCTACTTGGGGAGCTGTCGTTGATTGCCGAATAG